From Cellulomonas fimi ATCC 484, a single genomic window includes:
- a CDS encoding YciI family protein, which translates to MKVLVMIEGAGADEEAIAPTTEMFEAMGRYNEELVRAGVMLGGEGLLPSARGARVVFEGGTTTVVDGPFAEAKELIAGYWIWEVSSLEEAVEWAKRCPADAGGPRAVLEIRPIATVEDFGDAYTPEVAAQEARLADEIAKQHG; encoded by the coding sequence ATGAAGGTCCTGGTCATGATCGAGGGTGCCGGCGCCGACGAGGAGGCCATCGCGCCGACGACGGAGATGTTCGAGGCGATGGGCCGCTACAACGAGGAGCTGGTCCGCGCGGGCGTCATGCTCGGCGGCGAGGGTCTGCTGCCGAGCGCACGCGGCGCGCGCGTCGTCTTCGAGGGCGGCACGACGACGGTCGTCGACGGCCCGTTCGCGGAGGCCAAGGAGCTGATCGCGGGCTACTGGATCTGGGAGGTGTCCTCGCTGGAGGAGGCCGTGGAGTGGGCGAAGCGGTGCCCGGCCGACGCGGGTGGTCCGCGCGCGGTCCTGGAGATCCGGCCCATCGCGACGGTCGAGGACTTCGGCGACGCGTACACCCCGGAGGTCGCCGCGCAGGAGGCACGCCTGGCCGACGAGATCGCGAAGCAGCACGGCTGA